A genome region from Mauremys reevesii isolate NIE-2019 linkage group 12, ASM1616193v1, whole genome shotgun sequence includes the following:
- the LOC120375532 gene encoding DNA-directed RNA polymerases I, II, and III subunit RPABC2-like gives MSDNEDNFDGDDFDDVEEDEGLDDLENAEEEGQENVEILPSGERQQANQKRITTPYMTKYERARVLGTRALQIAMCAPVMVELEGEADPLLIAMKELKARKIPIIIRRYLTDGSYEDWGVDELIITD, from the coding sequence ATGTCCGACAACGAGGACAACTTTGATGGTGACGACTTTGACGATGTGGAGGAAGATGAAGGGCTAGATGATTTGGAGAACGCAGAGGAAGAGGGTCAAGAGAATGTAGAAATCCTTCCATCTGGAGAGAGACAGCAGGCAAATCAGAAACGGATCACAACTCCATACATGACCAAATATGAGCGAGCCAGAGTCCTGGGCACTCGTGCACTCCAGATAGCGATGTGTGCTCCAGTCATGGTAGAGTTGGAAGGAGAGGCAGATCCTCTGCTGATTGCAATGAAAGAACTCAAAGCTCGGAAGATTCCCATAATCATCCGCAGGTACCTGACAGATGGAAGCTATGAAGACTGGGGTGTGGATGAGCTAATTATCACTGACTGA